The sequence GCAGGACAAGGGTttgggagcagagagggacTCACATGCACCATTGAATGGGTCATGAGCCTCTTGGTGGGCTCAACTAGGGCCAGGGTCACTGGAATCATAATGAcattcagcagagctgagtgcaaggtgctgcacatGGGCTAGGACAATCCCAGGTACGTGTACAGACTAAGAAAAGTTACTGAGAGAAGCCCTATGGAGAAAGACTTGGGCATTCTGGTGAACGAAACActtgacatgagccagcagtgtactcTTGCAACCCAGAATGCCCAGCATATCCTGGTCTACATCAAAAGAATCATGGTCAGCagagtgagggaggtgattgttcccaACCTGCTCTCCCCCTGTGGGGACCCATCTGGAGTAATGcctccaggcctggggccctcaggacaagaaagacatgaagtTGTTGTAGGGGAGTGCAGATCACATAGAAGATCatagggctggagcatctctcctacaaagaaaagttgagggagcTGGTATTGTTTTGTCTGGATAAgtggcagcctggtgtggtgggtGACATCCCTGTGTGATGCAGAGTGTTGGAAAGGTATGATCTTCAAGGTTCATTTCAAGATAAGCCTATGACTCtttgattctataattctatgagtGCTGCTCTCTTCTAGCAGGTCTCGGTCAGGTGCCAGCACAGGGCAAGGTGCATGAATACACAAGAATCAGGTAAAGTTTTGCTTTaaagtttttaaagttttaaaagtttttaaagttttttgCCGGGTACTGAggcctcagtgctgtgcagggcttGGCCTCATGCATGCTGGAGGCAGCATGGCCCAGCCTTCAACTATCAGTTGGCCACCAGACCTGGGCTTAAGGCTGGAGGCCTTGTACGTTCTTGTTCATGGAGCCACACATTCCCCATCTTTTGCAGCTGGCGAGGTGCACACAGACCTACCTGAGCTTGGTCTGCTTTACCTGGATGGCAGGCCACTGGGCCAGTTCTTGTGTTATAACCCTGACTGTGAGTGCTGCAGCCAGGCCGTCAGGAAGAGGCAGTTGTGGCATCAAGCCAGATGGGCCAGAATGAGGGCCTCCCACCATCAGCActccttttcatcttcaaacTACAGCACCTCCTGCAGGGATGTGAACACAGACAGCTCATCCCATTCCCCAGCCAGGAGGAATGTGGCTACCCAAATTAACCTACCCTGTGTTGAACTCTTGTGCCAGCCAGAGCTGAAGTtcagaaaaaagaggaaactcCATCTCAAGCACACAGTGATACACCAAAAATTGCTGGCAATCCAGGGATCAGCTGACACAATCACCTTCAATCCTGGACTTCTCAGCCAGGCCAACCAGCTTACTGAGACAGAGACCGTGCAGCCAATGAAAGATGTTTGCCACAAGATTGGATCATTCCCTACCATGGTTCCCACTTCTAATAAGGATGGCAATTTGCCCACTGGCGTGGATTCTCATCGTGTGTCAAGGCTAGAACAAGGACTGGACTTCTGGAAGCTCCTGAAGATGCATACGCTGAGGAAGTCTATAGAGACCAAGCTGAGAGCCTTCCCCACCATTGTGCAGCAATCACACAGGATGTACACTCATAGGATAGCAGTATACACAGCTCTAACACCACGCCAGTCCAACGTTGCCCCCAGCTACTTCTGTTCAGTGGAGGCTCTGTTCCTGGAGGAAGAGGTGCAGGAGGCCCTGGAGCTCCACATCCGTGAAAAGAAACTGCACCACCAGTGGGGCTTGCCTGGGAAGTTGCTGACAACACCTCAGGCACAGCCAACATCCCCATGACTGCAGTATGCAGCACACCACATCCATTACCATTCTCAGCATCTGGGCATGGGCACCAGGTAAGAtgtcagctggaaaaaaagtcctgctgcctgcactgcgAAGGTAGAGGCCTCCCCAGTGAAAAAGTCCCCCTG comes from Gallus gallus isolate bGalGal1 chromosome Z, bGalGal1.mat.broiler.GRCg7b, whole genome shotgun sequence and encodes:
- the LOC121108486 gene encoding uncharacterized protein LOC121108486 isoform X2 gives rise to the protein MQNAMRLALHDWLCFGLCLLTFLMAWAALCCWFSFSKKCHQQVSVRCQHRARCMNTQESAGEVHTDLPELGLLYLDGRPLGQFLCYNPDCECCSQAVRKRQLWHQARWARMRASHHQHSFSSSNYSTSCRDVNTDSSSHSPARRNVATQINLPCVELLCQPELKFRKKRKLHLKHTVIHQKLLAIQGSADTITFNPGLLSQANQLTETETVQPMKDVCHKIGSFPTMVPTSNKDGNLPTGVDSHRVSRLEQGLDFWKLLKMHTLRKSIETKLRAFPTIVQQSHRMYTHRIAVYTALTPRQSNVAPSYFCSVEALFLEEEVQEALELHIREKKLHHQWGLPGKLLTTPQAQPTSP
- the LOC121108486 gene encoding uncharacterized protein LOC121108486 isoform X1; translation: MQNAMRLALHDWLCFGLCLLTFLMAWAALCCWFSFSKKCHQVSVRCQHRARCMNTQESAGEVHTDLPELGLLYLDGRPLGQFLCYNPDCECCSQAVRKRQLWHQARWARMRASHHQHSFSSSNYSTSCRDVNTDSSSHSPARRNVATQINLPCVELLCQPELKFRKKRKLHLKHTVIHQKLLAIQGSADTITFNPGLLSQANQLTETETVQPMKDVCHKIGSFPTMVPTSNKDGNLPTGVDSHRVSRLEQGLDFWKLLKMHTLRKSIETKLRAFPTIVQQSHRMYTHRIAVYTALTPRQSNVAPSYFCSVEALFLEEEVQEALELHIREKKLHHQWGLPGKLLTTPQAQPTSP